The genomic window TATGCAAAATGTGCTAGCAATCTCTTCTGCAGGTTAACACAATAAGGTCAGTACAATGAGAGAGATTTCAGTGAAAAGCAGACAGAACTTAACTTTTCGGTAAACTTAGCACACACTTAAGCtacctcagtttattatccattTACATGCCTCATCAAGTATGAAAGCTTGTCCAGTGTAAGCCCTGTGATCTCTACTTCTGGTATCTATGTCACTATTCATATGGAATAGTATAAGTCCTTGTAAGTTTAAAGTTTAAGCTGTTTACATTATGGATAGACAACAAAATTAGTCTATCTCCTactaattaatgtttttttttattttgaagcaaTTTTGATACAAAAGtgattatacacatacatttatgtTCTGTTCCAATTAATTACAAATCTGCTGTAACCATGATAAACATGATCTAACAGTCTCACACCCATCACACAAGTTGTTCAAGTACATTTACCAAAGTCAAAATAAGCAAAACATGGGTGGTAAAAATCAATGTGTTCATAACTTTCTTCAGCTGCAGGAAACGCCGCATTTCAATATATTTTCTCCCAGTAGCAAAACAGCTAAGAGCTGTGGATAGTTTTGTCGTGAATGTACGACTATGGTGTGGTTGCAACACTTATGCTGACGACTGTTTATAATTCTTTGTGTCAAGCAGTTTTTTGCCACACATGGCACAAATTGCTTTCTTGTAAGCGCATGCCTGGCAGTAGTGTGACCCTACTTGATGCACAGTTTGTCGACATATTCTGCAAGACACAAACTTAGCAGTATATGGATTAAATCTTGACTTATTACCACTAATTGCTTTATTCTCACCAACTTTGCGACCACCACTTTCAACAGTATTTCTCGCTCCTGATTTCCATGGATCTGGTGTCACAACACGTCCGAGCTTTTTTTCACACTTTTCGCAAACCATTGTCACACTAAATAGGAATGTATCTACTTTTGTAGATGCAGGAAATAAGAATAAACAAAAAGTGACATTGTACGTGTGACGTGCAGCTGAACGTCTCCACAAAACGTCTGTAGTCGCTTTCCAAATCGGAGCCCACCACGACTTTGTCGATTTCGCGACAATTCTCTCCTTGCCTTTTAGCTTCAACGAGTTCCTCACAATTCAAAACAACCATACGACACGGTTTTTTTTTATCGTCATAGTTCACACTTCACAGATGTACATAAGCGACAATGTACGTCTTTGGTCAAGGTAGCCAAATACGTTTTTCACACAGAACAGGTTGGCGTCAACTGCAGGATGGCAATTGTAATGGGACCTGTTGACTAATGGTGGTTTTACATTAATGTAAAATCTCGTCTTAACAGTGTAGACACTTTGCTTTTTTAATTATACTACTTTGTTCTTTTTTATACATTCGTAGTAGGAAGAT from Schistocerca nitens isolate TAMUIC-IGC-003100 chromosome 5, iqSchNite1.1, whole genome shotgun sequence includes these protein-coding regions:
- the LOC126260732 gene encoding cysteine-rich PDZ-binding protein, whose protein sequence is MVCEKCEKKLGRVVTPDPWKSGARNTVESGGRKVGENKAISGNKSRFNPYTAKFVSCRICRQTVHQVGSHYCQACAYKKAICAMCGKKLLDTKNYKQSSA